A genomic segment from Syntrophotalea acetylenivorans encodes:
- a CDS encoding division/cell wall cluster transcriptional repressor MraZ, translated as MTFQGVHNNAIDAKGRASIPAKFREVLAEAYDDEQLMVTQQKGGLVAYPVPEWQRIVENVQKMDAGPMREAIYLSLITPAIPCSFDKQGRIQISKSLREYAGLEEVREVVVVGSFNKIQLWNRVKHQEIMRTAEALVNEDPQTLYDLGF; from the coding sequence ATGACCTTTCAGGGGGTACATAATAACGCCATCGATGCCAAGGGCAGGGCGAGCATTCCGGCCAAGTTCCGTGAGGTGCTGGCCGAAGCCTATGACGATGAGCAGTTGATGGTTACCCAGCAGAAGGGGGGGCTGGTCGCTTATCCCGTGCCCGAATGGCAGCGCATTGTCGAAAATGTGCAGAAAATGGACGCCGGCCCGATGCGCGAAGCCATATATCTTTCTTTGATCACCCCCGCCATCCCCTGTTCCTTCGATAAGCAGGGTCGCATCCAGATTAGTAAATCATTGCGCGAATATGCCGGATTGGAAGAGGTTCGGGAGGTCGTGGTAGTTGGTTCCTTCAATAAGATTCAGCTGTGGAACCGGGTTAAGCACCAAGAGATAATGCGGACCGCCGAAGCGCTGGTCAACGAAGATCCTCAGACTCTTTACGATCTGGGCTTCTAA
- a CDS encoding penicillin-binding protein — protein sequence MKHSNRWHNWRIKLIGLGFILAFGLIGYRALSLQVLDHELFEKRAQRQYQRIVQLPRQRGTIYDRNGQELALSTAVDSVYVEPHRIQDIPGTAKALARVLSLSQRRLLANLSKERRFLWVKRQVSPRESESLRALKLKGVGFIKEHRRYYPNSQLGAQVIGFTGLDPKGLEGLELQYDSQMLGERGFLVVEKDGKGKSLGFGDHDASVQGGNPGHSLRLTLDKNLQYIAEKELAAGVRKAQATAGTVVVLDPETGKVLAMASYPDYNPNSYRSSRPSQWRNRAVCDAFEPGSTMKPFLVAAALNEGLVSPQQKIDCENGLYRVGGRKVRDTHRYGRLTVNDIIKLSSNIGSAKIGKKLERDRFYRYLRDFGFGDRSGIDFPGESKGLLRRPEKWFEADLANISFGQGIAVTALQLARATAAIANGGLLMEANLVEQVMDSQGAIVEKYKPRTVHRVMSEAVAQQVRDMMVSVVSEDGTGPLAQVPGFTVAGKTGTAQKVDPVTGGYSADKRVASFVGFLPAEAPKLVILVVVDEPQGQTYGGLVAAPVFSRIAEQSLRHLGVSPTEPVKQSALPEIVFQDPFPAALTSLADVRAKGDLPIMPDCVGMSSRQVLQTMERAGLNIKLKGSGRVVEQNPAPHRAIQYGSEVWVRLAPPA from the coding sequence ATGAAGCATTCGAATCGCTGGCATAACTGGCGGATCAAACTGATCGGGCTGGGATTCATCCTGGCTTTCGGTCTGATCGGTTACCGTGCACTGAGCTTGCAGGTTCTTGACCATGAGTTGTTTGAAAAGCGTGCCCAGCGTCAGTATCAGCGAATCGTGCAGCTGCCTCGCCAGCGAGGCACCATCTATGATCGTAACGGCCAGGAATTGGCTCTGAGTACCGCAGTCGACTCGGTTTATGTCGAACCCCATCGGATTCAGGACATACCCGGCACGGCGAAAGCTTTAGCACGTGTCTTGTCTCTGTCGCAACGTCGCCTGTTAGCCAATCTGAGCAAAGAACGACGCTTTTTGTGGGTTAAGCGGCAGGTGTCGCCCAGGGAAAGTGAAAGCCTGCGGGCTCTGAAGCTCAAAGGGGTTGGATTCATCAAGGAGCACCGCCGCTACTATCCCAATTCTCAACTCGGCGCGCAGGTTATCGGGTTTACCGGGCTCGACCCAAAAGGGCTTGAAGGGCTGGAGTTGCAGTACGATTCCCAGATGCTCGGCGAGCGGGGATTTTTGGTGGTCGAAAAGGACGGCAAGGGCAAAAGTCTCGGTTTCGGCGATCATGATGCCTCGGTGCAGGGAGGGAACCCTGGACACAGTCTGAGGTTGACCCTCGATAAAAACTTGCAGTATATCGCCGAAAAAGAATTGGCCGCCGGGGTGCGTAAGGCACAGGCCACGGCCGGTACGGTGGTGGTTCTCGATCCGGAAACAGGAAAAGTGTTGGCCATGGCCAGCTATCCGGATTATAACCCCAATTCCTATCGCAGCAGCCGACCCAGTCAGTGGCGAAATCGAGCAGTATGCGACGCCTTCGAACCCGGTTCGACCATGAAACCCTTTTTGGTGGCAGCGGCACTCAACGAAGGACTGGTCAGCCCGCAACAGAAAATCGATTGTGAAAACGGGCTCTATCGCGTTGGCGGACGGAAGGTGCGTGACACCCATCGCTACGGGCGATTGACTGTTAACGACATCATCAAGCTCAGTTCCAATATCGGTTCAGCCAAGATCGGCAAAAAGCTGGAAAGGGATCGCTTCTACCGTTATCTACGGGACTTCGGTTTTGGTGATCGGTCGGGCATTGATTTTCCCGGTGAATCAAAAGGCTTATTGCGGCGTCCCGAGAAATGGTTCGAAGCGGATCTGGCGAATATCTCTTTTGGCCAGGGAATAGCGGTAACCGCTTTGCAACTGGCTCGGGCCACGGCAGCCATTGCCAACGGCGGCTTGCTGATGGAAGCGAACTTGGTGGAACAGGTTATGGACAGCCAGGGGGCCATCGTGGAGAAGTACAAGCCCCGAACGGTGCATCGGGTAATGTCTGAAGCGGTAGCACAACAGGTTCGGGACATGATGGTCAGCGTGGTTTCCGAGGATGGCACCGGTCCTCTGGCGCAGGTTCCGGGATTTACCGTGGCAGGTAAAACCGGTACGGCTCAGAAGGTCGATCCGGTGACCGGCGGCTATTCGGCGGATAAACGGGTAGCCTCCTTCGTCGGTTTTTTGCCTGCAGAGGCACCAAAGCTGGTGATACTGGTGGTTGTCGATGAACCGCAGGGGCAGACTTACGGTGGGCTGGTGGCAGCTCCGGTATTCTCTAGAATCGCTGAACAATCGTTGCGCCACCTGGGGGTGTCGCCAACGGAACCGGTAAAACAATCGGCACTGCCAGAGATCGTTTTTCAAGACCCTTTTCCTGCGGCCTTGACCAGTTTGGCGGATGTCCGTGCCAAGGGGGACTTGCCTATCATGCCCGATTGTGTTGGCATGAGCAGTCGTCAGGTGTTGCAAACGATGGAACGGGCCGGGCTTAATATCAAGCTTAAGGGCAGCGGTCGGGTCGTGGAACAGAACCCGGCGCCCCACAGGGCCATTCAATACGGAAGCGAAGTTTGGGTCAGGCTGGCACCACCGGCCTAG
- the rsmH gene encoding 16S rRNA (cytosine(1402)-N(4))-methyltransferase RsmH: MVTGPEFQHLSVMPGEVLACLKPEPGEIFVDGTLGGGGHSRLILDATAPDGRLIGLDRDQDALQAASRILSPYGDRVTLRHANFSEVDQVLEELGIEAVDGMLLDLGVSSFQLDAGHRGFSFQVDAPLDMRMDRSTGLTAADILQQYSAEELARVFYEYGEERYSRRIARRIVEQRVETPLTTTGQLAELVKYSVPKGRVPARIHPATRVFQALRIEVNGELEHVKRGLEKAISYLRPGGRLAVISFHSLEDRLVKRFFRSESQGCICPPRLPQCVCNHQPRVKVLTRKGLKASEEEVANNPRSRSAVLRAVCRCQD; this comes from the coding sequence ATGGTGACGGGGCCCGAATTCCAACATCTGTCGGTAATGCCGGGCGAAGTTTTGGCCTGCCTGAAACCTGAGCCGGGTGAAATTTTTGTCGACGGCACCCTCGGCGGCGGCGGCCATTCCCGCTTGATCCTCGATGCCACCGCTCCTGACGGCCGTCTGATCGGACTCGACCGCGATCAAGATGCATTGCAGGCGGCGTCCCGGATTCTGTCCCCCTACGGTGATCGCGTGACCCTGCGTCACGCAAATTTCAGTGAGGTCGATCAGGTCCTTGAAGAACTGGGCATCGAGGCGGTGGACGGCATGCTGCTTGACCTCGGTGTTTCTTCCTTTCAGCTCGATGCCGGTCATCGGGGATTTTCTTTTCAGGTCGATGCGCCCTTGGACATGCGGATGGATCGCAGCACCGGCCTGACCGCTGCCGACATCCTGCAACAGTACTCTGCCGAGGAACTGGCACGGGTATTTTACGAATATGGCGAAGAGCGGTACTCTCGGCGCATTGCCCGACGAATTGTCGAACAACGGGTCGAGACGCCTCTGACCACGACCGGGCAGCTTGCTGAGCTTGTTAAATATAGCGTGCCCAAGGGGCGTGTGCCGGCCAGGATTCATCCGGCCACCCGGGTCTTTCAGGCGCTGCGTATCGAGGTGAACGGTGAACTGGAACATGTGAAGCGTGGCCTGGAGAAGGCCATAAGCTACCTGCGCCCCGGTGGGCGACTGGCGGTGATCAGCTTTCACTCTTTGGAAGATCGCCTGGTCAAACGGTTTTTTCGCAGCGAGTCACAAGGTTGCATCTGCCCGCCCAGGCTGCCACAGTGTGTATGCAATCACCAGCCCAGGGTCAAGGTGCTGACTCGCAAGGGGCTGAAGGCCAGTGAAGAAGAGGTGGCCAACAACCCGAGATCCCGCAGTGCGGTATTGCGGGCAGTGTGCCGTTGCCAAGACTGA
- the ftsL gene encoding cell division protein FtsL: MAHTIVRPVPKVNLIPLQPPRLLRVFVFLAILLTVSLFFVWSRLQLLNLQYDISKDESRLREANRQVRRLRVQKATLRHPGRIEDVAKKQLALRNPTPEQVVYINR; this comes from the coding sequence ATGGCGCATACTATCGTTCGGCCGGTTCCCAAGGTTAATCTGATTCCGCTGCAGCCCCCGAGGCTGTTGCGGGTTTTTGTGTTTTTGGCCATCTTGCTTACCGTTTCTTTGTTTTTCGTCTGGTCTCGCCTGCAGTTGCTCAATTTGCAGTACGATATCTCCAAGGACGAATCTCGGCTGCGGGAGGCCAATCGCCAAGTGCGGCGTCTGCGGGTACAGAAGGCTACTCTGCGTCATCCCGGGCGGATCGAGGATGTGGCCAAAAAACAGCTCGCTTTACGCAACCCGACTCCTGAACAGGTGGTGTACATCAACCGATGA
- the mraY gene encoding phospho-N-acetylmuramoyl-pentapeptide-transferase — translation MLYHLLYPLHSEYSVFYIFRYITFRTIYATITALVISFILGPWLIDKLSRLQIGQSIRKVGPESHFKKEGTPTMGGTLILLAIVLPTLLWTDLSNVYVWVTLLVTIGFGVVGFFDDYRKVRSKSSDGLSARQKMLSLTLLATTAGIILYLYPPFQTTLAVPFFKGLLPDLGVFYIPFAVLVIVGASNAVNLTDGLDGLAIGPTIIASGTYLLFAYLAGNARLSSYLQISSVQGAGELAVLCGAMVGAGLGFLWFNTYPAQVFMGDVGSLSLGGALGTIAVITKQEIVLVIVGGIFVVEALSVIFQVTSFRLYGRRIFRMAPLHHHFELKGWAEPKIIVRFWIISIILALVALSTLKLR, via the coding sequence ATGTTGTATCATTTGCTTTATCCGTTACATAGCGAATACTCCGTATTCTATATTTTTCGCTATATAACTTTTCGCACCATCTACGCAACCATCACGGCCCTGGTGATCTCCTTTATCCTTGGTCCCTGGTTGATTGACAAACTGTCTCGTTTGCAGATAGGCCAGAGTATCCGCAAGGTCGGTCCCGAGTCCCACTTCAAAAAGGAAGGGACGCCGACCATGGGCGGCACCCTGATACTGCTGGCCATTGTGTTGCCGACCTTGTTGTGGACCGATCTGAGCAATGTCTACGTCTGGGTTACCCTGCTGGTCACTATCGGCTTTGGTGTGGTCGGCTTTTTCGACGATTACCGCAAGGTCAGGAGCAAGAGCAGCGACGGCCTCTCGGCCAGGCAGAAGATGCTATCCCTGACGCTGCTGGCGACGACAGCCGGCATCATCCTGTATCTCTACCCCCCCTTTCAGACGACTCTTGCGGTACCCTTTTTCAAGGGTTTACTGCCTGATTTGGGAGTGTTTTACATCCCCTTTGCGGTGTTGGTCATCGTTGGTGCGAGCAACGCCGTCAATTTAACGGACGGCCTCGACGGCCTAGCCATCGGCCCGACCATCATCGCATCCGGCACCTATCTGTTGTTTGCCTACCTGGCAGGTAACGCCCGTTTGTCGAGCTATTTACAGATCAGTTCAGTGCAGGGAGCTGGTGAGTTGGCCGTGTTGTGCGGAGCCATGGTCGGTGCCGGGCTGGGGTTCCTCTGGTTCAATACCTATCCGGCCCAGGTGTTCATGGGGGATGTCGGCAGCCTGTCCCTCGGTGGGGCGCTGGGCACTATCGCCGTGATTACCAAGCAGGAGATCGTGTTGGTCATCGTCGGCGGAATCTTTGTTGTAGAGGCCCTGTCGGTGATCTTTCAAGTTACGTCTTTCCGGCTTTACGGCCGACGGATCTTTCGCATGGCGCCTCTGCATCATCATTTTGAACTCAAGGGGTGGGCGGAGCCGAAGATTATCGTTCGGTTCTGGATCATCAGCATCATTCTGGCTTTGGTCGCCCTGTCGACCCTGAAGCTGAGGTAG
- a CDS encoding UDP-N-acetylmuramoyl-L-alanyl-D-glutamate--2,6-diaminopimelate ligase, which produces MTTGHSINISTLVKKLTPRAIIGPANGEISALHYNSRQVVPGSTFFALRGVAADGHRFIDDALQRGAKAIVYETERPLPPQVTGILVDDARQALALASACYYDDPTKDMLVIGITGTNGKTTVSYLLETLLSSAGRRPAVIGTVNYRFEGQLLASTHTTPESLDLQELAARFHRAGADTLILEVSSHALEQRRVDGIAFDLGIFTNLTPEHLDYHGDLETYFQAKCRLFTGLGSRGPRQAIIDIDDSYGQRLAKQCQGLWSCGLSQEADVHPTVSDISLEGIKASIASPAGDFELCSALRGEFNLSNLLCASAAGLALGLAPAKVAEGLAEATAVPGRLEPVENALGALILVDYAHTADALDKALAAVTDLKPDRIITLFGCGGDRDRSKRPVMGEVAARHSALVVVTSDNPRTEDPGAIIDDIRLGLERVFKGQWSQQQAAEKGCGGYVVIVDRRAAIDFAVSQLGKGDLLLVAGKGHEDYQLIGNQRLHFDDREELRRALQEREGCHGA; this is translated from the coding sequence ATGACAACAGGTCATTCCATAAATATTTCCACGCTGGTTAAAAAGCTGACGCCGCGCGCGATCATCGGTCCGGCCAATGGGGAAATATCCGCCCTTCACTACAATTCCCGTCAAGTGGTTCCCGGGAGCACTTTTTTTGCCTTGCGCGGTGTTGCTGCTGATGGACATCGGTTCATCGACGATGCGTTGCAGCGTGGTGCTAAGGCAATTGTGTATGAGACAGAAAGACCCCTGCCCCCGCAGGTAACGGGAATCCTGGTCGATGATGCCCGTCAGGCGTTAGCTTTGGCTTCCGCCTGTTATTACGACGATCCTACAAAGGATATGTTGGTAATCGGCATTACCGGAACCAACGGTAAGACGACCGTCAGTTACCTTCTGGAAACTCTTTTGAGCAGTGCAGGCCGGCGTCCGGCTGTTATCGGTACGGTCAATTATCGTTTCGAGGGACAGTTGCTGGCGTCGACCCACACCACACCGGAATCGTTGGATTTACAAGAGTTGGCGGCCCGTTTTCACCGGGCCGGAGCCGATACTCTGATCCTGGAGGTATCGTCTCACGCCTTGGAGCAACGGCGGGTCGACGGTATCGCCTTTGATTTGGGCATCTTTACCAACCTGACGCCGGAACACCTAGATTATCATGGCGATCTGGAAACTTATTTTCAGGCCAAGTGCCGACTTTTTACCGGTCTTGGCTCCCGGGGACCGCGTCAAGCGATCATCGATATCGACGACTCTTATGGCCAGCGGCTGGCGAAGCAATGCCAGGGCTTATGGAGCTGTGGGCTGAGTCAAGAAGCCGACGTGCATCCTACCGTCAGCGATATTTCGCTGGAAGGGATCAAGGCAAGTATCGCCAGTCCTGCAGGTGATTTTGAATTGTGTTCGGCGCTACGGGGTGAATTCAATCTCAGTAACCTACTCTGCGCTTCTGCAGCCGGCCTGGCCCTTGGTCTTGCTCCGGCAAAGGTGGCTGAAGGATTAGCTGAGGCCACCGCAGTCCCCGGCCGCCTCGAGCCGGTAGAGAACGCTCTTGGCGCTCTGATTCTGGTCGACTATGCCCACACTGCCGATGCTTTGGACAAGGCGCTTGCGGCCGTTACCGACCTGAAGCCCGATCGCATCATCACCCTGTTTGGCTGTGGCGGCGACCGGGACCGCAGTAAGCGGCCGGTGATGGGAGAGGTGGCAGCCCGTCATTCCGCTCTGGTCGTGGTGACTTCGGACAATCCCCGTACCGAGGACCCCGGAGCCATCATCGACGATATCCGGCTGGGACTGGAGCGAGTTTTTAAAGGACAGTGGTCCCAACAGCAGGCAGCAGAAAAAGGCTGCGGGGGTTATGTGGTGATCGTCGATCGGCGTGCGGCTATCGATTTTGCCGTCAGCCAGTTGGGCAAGGGAGATCTACTGTTGGTGGCCGGCAAAGGACACGAGGACTATCAGCTGATCGGCAATCAGCGGTTGCATTTCGATGACCGCGAGGAGTTGCGACGAGCGTTGCAAGAACGGGAGGGCTGCCATGGAGCTTGA
- a CDS encoding HlyC/CorC family transporter yields the protein MFDDPYFYLMILALLIALSAFFSGSETALLTLDSLRIKYLVTKGKPGAGLLESIRQQPDRLLGAILVGNNLVNIAASVFATAFFVRFFGEHGELLTIIILTPVILVFAEVCPKTFAARNPERVSFWVVRPVKLVMVLLGPVVWLVTGLARLMNRFGRSETDGEDISEDQIRTMITVGEEAGVVGQEKRRMLHGVFELTQIRVRDIMIPRTEVVGMEVFTPFAEVLQIAQQASHSRFPVYKQSLDQVVGVIHSKDILSYVHQPGEFSLPDLARAPYFVPESQRISELLQTMRQERMHLAVVVDEYGGVEGIVTLEDIVEEIVGDIQDEYDADEILFRELSPGRFLIGGSAALRDVNQKFELQLSEEHATTLAGFLLHCLGTIPARGESCEAQGVIFTVRRVVDKRIEAIELKLPPKPPEEDV from the coding sequence TTGTTCGACGATCCGTATTTTTATCTGATGATTCTGGCATTGCTGATTGCCCTGTCGGCCTTTTTTTCCGGCTCGGAAACGGCCCTGTTGACCCTCGATTCCTTGCGAATCAAGTACCTGGTGACCAAGGGTAAGCCCGGTGCCGGGCTGCTGGAGTCTATCCGCCAGCAACCGGACCGCTTGCTCGGCGCTATTCTGGTTGGCAACAACCTGGTCAACATAGCCGCTTCGGTCTTCGCCACGGCGTTCTTCGTACGTTTTTTCGGTGAACACGGCGAACTGCTGACCATCATCATTCTGACCCCGGTGATTCTGGTATTTGCCGAGGTCTGTCCTAAGACTTTTGCCGCCCGTAACCCCGAACGGGTTTCTTTTTGGGTGGTCCGGCCGGTTAAGCTGGTCATGGTACTGTTGGGGCCGGTGGTCTGGCTGGTGACGGGCCTGGCTCGGCTGATGAACCGTTTCGGCCGCAGTGAGACCGACGGGGAGGACATCTCCGAGGACCAGATTCGTACCATGATCACCGTTGGTGAGGAGGCCGGGGTGGTAGGCCAGGAAAAACGCCGCATGCTGCATGGTGTTTTTGAACTGACCCAGATTCGGGTTCGCGATATCATGATCCCCCGCACCGAGGTGGTAGGCATGGAGGTTTTCACCCCCTTTGCCGAAGTGCTGCAAATAGCACAGCAAGCCAGCCATTCGCGATTTCCGGTTTACAAACAGAGCCTTGATCAAGTGGTGGGCGTCATTCACAGCAAAGACATCCTCAGCTATGTGCATCAGCCTGGGGAGTTTTCATTGCCCGACTTGGCTCGGGCTCCTTATTTTGTTCCCGAGTCTCAGCGCATCAGTGAACTGTTGCAGACCATGCGGCAGGAGCGTATGCATCTGGCGGTGGTGGTCGACGAATACGGCGGGGTCGAAGGTATCGTTACCCTGGAGGATATCGTTGAAGAGATTGTCGGTGATATCCAGGATGAGTACGACGCCGATGAAATCCTGTTCCGCGAGCTGAGTCCCGGTCGTTTTCTGATCGGGGGCAGCGCCGCCCTGCGGGATGTTAACCAGAAATTTGAGCTGCAGCTTTCTGAAGAGCATGCCACGACTCTGGCTGGATTTCTGCTTCATTGTCTCGGAACCATCCCCGCCCGAGGTGAGAGCTGTGAGGCGCAGGGGGTTATTTTTACTGTGCGCAGGGTGGTCGATAAGCGTATCGAGGCTATTGAACTAAAATTGCCCCCAAAGCCGCCGGAAGAGGATGTTTAG
- the murD gene encoding UDP-N-acetylmuramoyl-L-alanine--D-glutamate ligase → MAAYDGQQVVVVGAGRTGLALTAFFLGRGARVVLSDSRSAADRPELAALAARGVTLDCGGHNPELFVAADLIAISPGVPLTLPAIVAARQQGVPVLGEIEIACRELTAPLVAVTGTNGKSTTTCLLGEVFHSWGKKSFVGGNLGTPLIEAVDEQWDWLLAELSSFQLEAIDTFRPRYGLLLNLSPDHLDRYPDMAAYLAAKQQLFLNMADGDVAVLNGDDPQVLALAESAPCRKVLFSSSSQLDEGMSLVGGELVWRWAGQETRFSAGQLQLCGSHNLENVMAALIPPLLEGCPAEIAWAAVCAFGGLEHRMVRVRELDGVVWYNDSKGTNVGSVVKSLAGLEAPVTLIAGGRDKGGDYAPLAEAAAGKVALSILIGEAAERLEKSFQGKVITQRAATLEEAVLLAHQMTPCGGSVLLSPACSSFDMFSSYTERGEAFVKAVNQLPAKGEG, encoded by the coding sequence ATGGCAGCATACGATGGACAACAGGTAGTGGTGGTAGGAGCTGGCCGGACAGGGCTGGCGCTGACGGCGTTTTTCTTAGGCCGTGGCGCTCGCGTGGTTCTGTCCGATAGCCGCAGTGCCGCCGACCGTCCAGAGTTGGCCGCCCTGGCGGCCCGGGGAGTCACCCTGGATTGCGGCGGCCACAACCCGGAACTGTTCGTCGCTGCCGACCTGATAGCCATCAGCCCCGGGGTGCCCTTGACTTTGCCGGCAATTGTCGCCGCGAGGCAGCAGGGGGTACCGGTGCTGGGCGAGATCGAAATTGCCTGTCGCGAGCTGACCGCGCCCCTGGTGGCTGTTACCGGTACCAACGGAAAATCGACCACAACCTGCCTGTTGGGAGAAGTCTTTCATTCCTGGGGCAAGAAGAGTTTCGTTGGCGGCAACCTCGGTACCCCTCTCATCGAAGCGGTGGATGAGCAGTGGGACTGGTTGCTGGCGGAGCTCTCTTCCTTCCAGCTTGAAGCGATCGATACCTTTCGCCCCCGATACGGCTTGCTTCTCAATCTCAGCCCCGATCATCTCGACCGCTATCCCGATATGGCCGCCTACCTAGCCGCTAAGCAGCAGCTGTTTCTTAACATGGCCGATGGCGATGTGGCGGTACTTAACGGCGATGACCCTCAGGTGTTGGCTCTGGCCGAGTCAGCGCCCTGTCGCAAGGTGCTGTTTTCCTCCAGCAGTCAGCTCGATGAAGGCATGAGTCTGGTCGGGGGAGAACTGGTGTGGCGCTGGGCCGGTCAAGAAACCCGATTTTCTGCCGGTCAGTTGCAGTTGTGCGGCAGCCATAATCTGGAAAACGTGATGGCTGCCCTGATTCCCCCCTTGCTGGAGGGGTGCCCGGCAGAGATCGCCTGGGCGGCCGTGTGTGCCTTTGGCGGCCTGGAGCATCGCATGGTGCGGGTAAGGGAACTGGACGGCGTGGTCTGGTACAACGATTCCAAGGGGACCAATGTCGGCAGTGTGGTCAAGAGCCTGGCCGGATTGGAAGCACCGGTGACTTTGATCGCCGGAGGACGGGATAAGGGTGGCGATTACGCTCCCCTGGCCGAAGCAGCAGCCGGCAAAGTCGCCTTGTCCATTCTTATTGGCGAAGCGGCGGAACGCCTGGAAAAGTCCTTCCAGGGCAAAGTTATCACTCAGCGTGCAGCCACCCTGGAAGAGGCAGTGCTTCTTGCGCATCAAATGACTCCCTGCGGTGGTTCGGTATTGCTTTCCCCGGCCTGTTCTAGTTTCGATATGTTCAGCTCATATACCGAACGGGGCGAGGCCTTCGTTAAAGCGGTCAACCAGTTGCCTGCGAAAGGGGAGGGTTGA
- a CDS encoding UDP-N-acetylmuramoyl-tripeptide--D-alanyl-D-alanine ligase, which produces MELDFQRIVQITAGSLTPSRAQGSVSGISTDSRSTQPGDLFIPLRGPNFDGHDFLLRAARNGAVACLSEEVISGFPVPIIRVKDTLRALGDLAAARRQSFAGPVVAVTGSSGKTSTKEMLGAILGLTGAGLITPGNFNNLVGLPQTIFTLREEHRWAVLEMGMSALGEIARLAEIAQPQIGVITNIGAAHLETLRGLDGVARAKGELFAALPPEGTAVINADDERVLALPVANGVRRLLFGCCESATVRAENIELWERGVRFCLQLPDGSYPVQLHAWGRFNVHNALAAAAVAHTLQIDATLIVRGLELFRPCAGRMEVITLADNVLLLEDCYNANPLAVKAALGTLAELPGKGRNIAVLGDMLELGEAAAQLHREVGQVAAGCADEILLLGELSKETAAAARHAGMKKGRVTVAADHKDLTEQLLQIVQPGDRVLVKGSRGMAMEKICNALKACHPQQAVGH; this is translated from the coding sequence ATGGAGCTTGATTTCCAGCGCATTGTACAGATTACCGCCGGCAGCCTGACTCCGAGCAGGGCACAGGGCAGTGTCAGCGGTATCTCTACCGATAGTCGCAGTACCCAGCCCGGAGACCTGTTCATACCGTTGCGGGGTCCCAACTTCGATGGCCACGATTTTCTTTTGCGTGCGGCTCGTAATGGCGCCGTGGCCTGTCTCAGCGAAGAGGTTATCTCCGGCTTCCCCGTACCGATTATTCGGGTCAAGGATACCCTGCGAGCCCTTGGTGATCTGGCGGCCGCCCGCCGTCAGTCCTTCGCCGGACCGGTGGTGGCCGTGACCGGATCCTCGGGCAAGACCTCAACCAAGGAGATGCTCGGGGCCATTCTCGGTTTGACCGGGGCGGGTCTTATTACCCCGGGTAACTTTAATAACCTGGTGGGCCTGCCCCAGACCATTTTTACCCTGCGTGAGGAACACCGTTGGGCGGTTTTGGAAATGGGCATGAGCGCCCTCGGGGAAATTGCCCGTCTGGCAGAGATAGCCCAACCACAGATCGGCGTTATCACTAATATCGGCGCCGCGCACCTGGAAACTCTGCGCGGCCTGGACGGCGTGGCCCGGGCCAAGGGCGAACTCTTCGCCGCTTTGCCACCGGAGGGGACGGCTGTGATCAACGCCGATGATGAGCGGGTTCTTGCCCTGCCGGTGGCCAACGGCGTACGGCGGTTACTGTTCGGCTGTTGCGAATCGGCGACAGTGCGAGCCGAAAATATCGAACTCTGGGAAAGAGGGGTACGCTTTTGTCTGCAGCTTCCTGACGGCAGCTATCCGGTTCAATTGCATGCCTGGGGGCGCTTTAACGTACACAATGCACTGGCGGCGGCGGCGGTGGCCCACACCTTGCAAATTGACGCCACGCTGATTGTCCGCGGCCTGGAGCTGTTTCGGCCTTGCGCCGGGCGCATGGAAGTCATCACGTTGGCGGATAATGTGCTGTTGCTCGAAGACTGCTACAATGCCAACCCTCTGGCGGTAAAGGCCGCTTTGGGAACTCTGGCTGAACTGCCGGGGAAAGGCCGCAACATCGCTGTGTTAGGGGATATGTTGGAACTCGGTGAGGCCGCGGCTCAACTGCATCGGGAGGTAGGTCAGGTGGCTGCCGGTTGCGCCGACGAAATTCTGCTGCTGGGCGAATTGTCGAAGGAAACGGCTGCTGCCGCCCGTCACGCAGGGATGAAAAAGGGGCGGGTCACGGTGGCTGCCGACCATAAGGACCTGACCGAGCAATTGCTGCAGATTGTACAACCGGGAGATCGGGTGCTGGTCAAGGGATCCCGGGGCATGGCCATGGAAAAAATTTGTAACGCTCTCAAAGCTTGCCATCCCCAGCAAGCGGTAGGGCACTAA